The following nucleotide sequence is from Gallaecimonas pentaromativorans.
CGCTTGGCCAAGGAGAGATTTACCAAAGCACAATCCAAAGCCAATACACGCTTTTGTTTTCAGAGGCGTTGAAAAAGTGCCAGTGAAAAATATCAAAGAGTTAAGTGACGACCGCCACTAAAAGATGTACTCGCACCAGTTCGTTATCAAGTTTGGGAAATAATGCCTACTCTCTATTCTGGCGACGGATGTATTGGTTAACCTCTTCCACTTCTTGATGACTACCTCTACCTAAGATCCGAGCAACACTGGGATCATCACAGTAATAGATATCTTGCATCCATGCGGTGTAATGGATCCGGTTTATCAACAAAGTCATAGAAGGGCAACGCGTATAACCTGCTTCTTCCGCTTTTGTTTCCCAGTATTGTGTTAGTGCCAAAGGCCCGAAGAACAAAGAGGCAAGAGAAACTAAACACACACCTACCATTATTTTATTAAAGAACTGTGCCACTTTGTGGTCTTCCAATCCCTTAATCTTGAAATAGGCACTAAACGGTACAAAAAATAATCCTGGTAAAAAAACTAAGACAGCTGAGAGACAATAGTCAACAGTGCTATCGATGACAATTAAAGATCCTTTTTCTGCTAGCAGTTTATTTATGAAGGCATTCTCGAAAAAAAGGTACCAGCCGCAAAAAGCCAGCAGTAAAAAAAATAAAGGCATTAGAAAAATGACTGCGAGTATAGTTTTAGTATTCTGATTCAACTTAATAAAAAACACCATCTGAAAACCCTAAGAACTCATCTATGTAAGATTAGTTTTCACAAATCCCAAAACTATCAAAGCCATGCTGGTTGTTAGCAATACATTCCCATTCCTCACTGGCTTTTTTATCAGCTGGCACGTTAAAACCCTGGCCCACAATACGCGCGAGCGTCAGCTGTGCGACTTTGTTGTTTTGCTCAGCGGCGCGCCTTAACCAATAGTAAGCTTGAAGATTATCTTGTTTAATGCCGTCATCACCATGCAGATAAAAAGTACCAAGCAAGTATTGCGATGTTTCCAACCCTGCGCTTGCACTCTCTGTAAGTAATTTAACACCTTTATCTGTATCCAATGGCACAGCCCCCGGTGCAGACTCTTGCAGGTAAATCAACGCCAGTAATTCTTTGCTTCTTGGCTCTTTGTCTTTTGATTCATTTAGTAGAATAAGAGCTTTTGATATATCTTTCTTAGTACCAGTCCCTTTTAACAATATTTCACCATATCGATATTGAGCTATCGGATAGTGAAGTTCTGATGATTTTTCTAGCAAACTTAAAAACTGGTTATATTCATCAGTGCCCGGTGTAACATTGTCTTGCATCCGGACAGCTTTTTCGAAAATAGCTTCTCCATTTTCAGGACCACTACTATCACTGCAAGCAGTGATAAAAATGCTTGCAACGATTATCGACATTATCAAATAGATATTTAACTTATTTTTGGCACTCATACTTAGAAATCCACTTTCAAATAAAGTAAAGCCGTACTATACATACCGCTGCTGTTAAGTTTATCTGAGTCTAGAATTGTGATTCCAACTTTCTCTTTCGATAATTGGGGATGACAATAGTTAATAACGAGATCATTTACTTTTTTACTGCGGAGAAGTAGTCATCAGGATCAAGCTTTTCTTCAAGATACGCACCTATTATTTTAGGGGCGCGGCCGTAATCAGTACTGATCCGTAAGTAGTCCAATCGAACAATAACTAAAGCCGATTTCATACCTTTGTCTGAATCCTTGATTTTCAGATCTAAACTTTCAACGAGGTCTCTTACTCCACGAAATAACGCTATTTCACTGCCTTCTTGAATAAGAAGACCTAACAAATACGCGCCTGACGCTCTGCCTATATTACGGCTATTTATCCCACTCACAGGCTGTATTGGTGCCATAGCCTTGGACACGCCCTGAGGATAAACTGGCTTTCCCTTCCAAGCAGCCCTCTCCGCACTGACAGCCATACCATGTGCGAAGCCACGATCTAATGACTCTAAAGCCGCCTGCTTTTTCTGCGCACCAACAGGCTTAGTTGCATTACTGCTTAATGGCCCAGCAAAGCGATTAGGATTTTTATTTAATAGTGTTGCTGGAAGCCCTTTATCCATCCCTTGATTTAAAACTTCACTGTCTATTTTTATGCAATACTTCTTTATTTGGTCAACAGGGAATAAATAATTAGAGAAATCTCTACTAAAAGGTATGATTTCTTTATCAGTCACTATAGAAATATTTTTAACACTGGACATTAGCATATCCTTATGCTTAGCTTCAGATAACTGTCATGATAAGTATCAAAATGAAAAAAATAAAGTTTCTCGCCTAACTTAGTAAAACCATGAACACTAATTTTCGCTTTACTGATGAAGTTAGAAGAGAACCTCTTCACATAAAACGACACCGACTCTGCTGTTGAAGCCTGCTCATTTTGAACCACTCTATAGGCCCACAGCGACTGGCTTACGGGAACCGCTACAACAGAGCTTCACTCATGAATGATTTTCAACCAAATGTCATGGAAACCTGCAGGGATTTATCCCATGGTTAGCGAGCACATTTAGGTGCAACACATTCAAGGAGTGAACCATGTCCAGCCAATTATCCCCTTCTTCGGCCAAGACAACCGCCGAAGTCTCTGTAAAATCTGCCGTTTTCGCCTCGCCGCCCATGGCCCTGTTTCAGGGCTACAACAGCGTGCTGGGCTCTGGCCTTTCCACAGCGGTAGAAGGCCAGTTCACCAACACCGGCGGGCAAAGTGAAGTGAGCTGCTCGGTCTGTATGACCACAGAGGAGTTGGCAAAATCGTTGTCTATCGATCAATCGCTCTCGGTGGGCTTTGGGCCGATGGGTAGCGTTGACCAGAAGCTCGAATTTATGTCGCAACTGAAGGTAACCACCCACAGCGTTTCGGTCACCGTCTACGCCAGCCATGAAATAGGTAGCGAGAGTATTACCGATGTAGCCTTCAAAAAAGGCATTGAGATCCCCACCAACGACCAGCAGGCCAATGAGTTTGTGCAGTATTACGGCGACTCTTTTGTTTCACGCCTGGCCAGCGGCGGCGAATACATGGCGGTTTACACCTTCTTTTCTGAGACCCGGGAAGAACAAACCTCCGTGGTAAGCAGCCTTAAAGCCAACGGGGTCTTTGATGGCGTGACCGTCGGCGGCAGCTTGCAGGTGGCCATGTCTAACTTCCTGAAAACCACCAATGTGAACTACTCCTTCCATCAGCGCATTACCGGGCATCGCAATCCGCAGTTGCCCAAGCCTGAAGAATTTATCGATTTTGCCGTGAAGTTCCCTTCTGTTCCGGTTGATGCGCCGGTGATCATCGGCATCTCGTCCAATGGCTATGAAAACGTACCGGGCGCTGGCAGCGGCTTTGCGAAAGTGCGTAAAAACCGGCTCTACTTTACCGGCTCCGGGATCCAGCAAGGCCTGACCGATAGCCTGGTGAAAATTACCGAAGCCAAAAACCAAATGAGCTGGCTGGCCGGCGTTTATGAGGTGTACGGGAATTTTAACGACGAGGCGCTCAAGGCCAATACCAAAACGGCTACCCATGATATCGACATCATCCAGACGCAGATGAGCGAGTACGCCACCGACCCCACCGCCGATTTTCAGCCGCCCACGCTGCCTTCACTGCAAAACGGCAGCCCGGAACTGAGCTTCGATGTGATGTATAGCCCGCAATGGGGTGGCAGCGGTGGTGGCCCCTTTGACGACGTAAACATCAACACCTACATCCGCAACAAGACCCGCATCAGCTCAATTGGCTTGCGAACCGGCGCCCGCACCGATCAGCTGCGCACCACTTATGCCAGCGACAACGCCAGCGATGAAACTAAAGTGCACGGTGGCAACGGCGGCGGTGACCAAGGCACCCTGCAATTACTGCCAGGGCAGTTTGTCACCAAGGTTTGGGGCCGCAGCGGTTCTAGGGTTGACCAACTTCATATCCAAATCACTGGCGGCAATCAAATCGGTGGTAGTGGCGGCGGTGGCGGCCCTTACGATTGGACACCTCCCGCTGGTGCTTTTGTGCTGGGGTTTGCCGGCAGGTCGGGAGCAGAGATAGATGCCATCAAAGTGAGCTACGCCAAGTTCAATCCGGCTAAATGGAATAAATAACTCATCATGCCGCCGGTTGTTTCAAGCCGGCGGCTTTTTGCATCTGGTACAACCAACTTGCAAAAAAGCTTTCAAATCCAACCAATTAAAACTGATATCCAAGCGGCCTTTCTTGCTGGAACCTAGCCACCTGCCAAACCTAACGCCGCGCCTTTGCGTATACCCTGCGCAAAAGGAGGTTCACTTTGCCAACCCTTATTCTCTTCTTTGACGGCTATTGCCCGCTTTGCGTTAACGAGGTGCGGCATTTGCGCCGCCTGGACAGGCGCGGCGCTTTGCGGTTTGAAGATATTCAGCACCCGGATTTTGCCAAGCACTGGCCGCAGATTGATAAAACCGAGGCCAGCCGCATTTTGTTGGGGCTGGATAATGGGACACTTATCAAAGGCCTGGATGTGACCCACAGGGCCTGGTCTTTGGTGGGGCGAGGTTGGTTGACGGCGCCGCTGCGCTGGCCATTGCTGCGCGGCCTGGCTGACCGGCTTTATCTGTGGTTTGCCGCCAATCGCTACCGAGTGTCGGGTTGGTTGCTGCCTGGCGCTGGCTGCACCGATGGCCGTTGCCAGCCGCCACGCCGCCCCGAGAAATAATGCCCTGCCGGTAAATGCAGGGCGCTTTTATCGAGCCCAACAGTCACCCAAGGCTCACCAGTGTGAGCCGCCAGAACCGCTCACAGTATCTCTTCATCACCCCACCACTATCTATTCATGGTCCACCAAGAATCAGACTTAAAAAATTGATATTTAAAGAAATAATTCGATAAAAATCTATTCAAGTATCTATTCACGAATCTCGTCACCCCCTACATTTGGCATGTCTATTCCTCTCAACTGCCTTGGAAGACGCCCTTGAGCGCATGGCATAGGGCGGCCAATCCACTCCCTAGCGACAGCTCACCAAAGCCCAGCTAATCAACTGCTTACAAAACGGCGCTACCGGTTAGCACTCGCTGCCGATAAGCTGGCGCTAAAACTGATTGTGAAGAGAAGCCAAGGATGAAGTGCCCTAAGTGCCAGGTTGAGGTGAAGCATTACTTTGCGGTGTTATCGGGCCCTGGCCGATTCCCCTGCCCCCACTGCGCCAGCACCGTGGCGCGGCGCGTCAATATGATTAAGGTACTGCTGATAGGCTTGCCGCTGTTGCTGGTCTATATCTTTTTGCTCAACCCACTGCTAAGCGCGGCGGGCATCGAGTTTCGCTACGCCACGCCTTTTATTGTGGCCTTTGCAAGCCTGGTCAGTGTTGAGCTAAAGCACTATTAGGTTCCTGGTAAGCAGCCAGTAAAGAGACCCGTCACCTCACAACACCGCCACCCTCGGTAAAGCGCGGCACGTTGCGGCCAGGGTGCTGAACAGGCAGCCGGTGAAAGCAGGCACGGGCCGCCACTTCTTTTAGCCCAGAAAATAATTCAGCAGCGCCAGCGCCACCGACACATTAATGGCGCCGCCAATGCGGGTGGCTATTTGCGCGAAGGGCATCAGCACCATGCGGTTGCCGGAACTTAAAATGGCCACATCACCAGTGCCGCCCTGGCCGCTTTGGCAGCACGAGACAATGGCCACGTCGATGGGGTACATGCCCATCTTGCGGCCTACCACAAAACCGGTGGCCACCAGCGACAGTACCGTCACCACAATGACCAGCAGGTTGGAGAGGGTGAAGGCCGCCATCAAGGATTGCCAAGGGGTAATGGCCACGCCGACGGCAAAGAGGATGGGGTAGGTGACGGCTTGTTGGAAGAAGCGATACACCATGCGCGAGCCTTCCAGCATTTTGGGCGACACCCCCTGGCACAGCTTGATAAGCACCGCGGCAAACAGCATGGCCACCGGCGCCGGCAGGCCAGTCCATTTCTGGGCCAGCATCCCTACCATATACAGCAAAATGGCCAGCAGCGCCCCGGCGGCGATGGTAGACACATCAAACACCGGGTTGCCCTGGTCGTTGAGGTTGGCTGCGGTGTCATGCCTATCGCCCGGCAGCAACCGGCCTTCGCCGGTCAGGTGCGGGTAGCGCTTGCCCAGTTGGTTCAGTACCCCGGCGGTGATAATGGCCACCAGGCTGCCCAGCATCACCATCGGCAGAATTTGGCCAAAGGCCACGCCCTGCTCCATGTGCAGCACTGTGGCATAACCGATGGAAAGCGGTATCGCCCCCTCCCCTACGCCGCCAGCCATGATGGGTAGCACGATAAAGAAAAAGGTGTGGAAAGGGTCCATGCCAAGGGCCAGCCCCGCCAGCATGCCCAGCGCCATGCCCACCACTTCGCCACAGGCCATGGGCACGAAGATCCGCAAAAAGCCTTGAATCAGCACGGTGCGATTCATGCTCATGATGCTGCCGACGATGATGCAGCAAATGTAGAGATACAGAATGTTGGTGGATTTGAAGTAGTGGGTAACCGAGCTCACCATGGCGTCGGGCAGCAACTGGTAAAAAACCAGCGCCGAGGGGATAAAAGTGGCGCAGATGGCCGCCGCCCCCAGTTTACCCAGCAGTGGCAGGCGCTTGCCGAACTCGCCGCAGGCAAAGCCGAAGAAGGCCAGTACCGCCGTCATTACCACCATGTTGCTGGGGAACTCGCCGTCCAGGCCATCGATGAGGATAAGCACCCCGGCCAGCACAAAGATGGGCAAGGGGATGATGCCGACTTTCCAGTTATCGAGAATATGCCACCACTTCTGGGCCCAGCCGTTGCCGGGCGCAGAAGCCTGCGTAGAACTGTTGGGAATGCTCACTGCGAAAGCTCCACTGCCGTAAAATTGACTATTTTTATAGGTTATCGGCAATCTAGAATTTAAATTCCCGGCCGACAATTCGACTAATAGCTAGTGGTATAAATCTATTTTTCGGCGATTAAAAGCCAATAAATTTAATGCACAAAATAAAGAAAATGCACTTAAATAAAATAAAAACATCCCATAAACAAAAGCCGCCACATTTAAAAACGTGGCGGCTTTTTTATATACCTGGTGACGTTAGCAGCCGATGATCATCCGGCTTTTATCGCCCAGCAGTGGTTTGAGCACGTTAATCAGCAGCACGGTACCGTAGAGTAGGAACAGAAACAGCAGCAGCGACAACCCAAGGCTGGCCAGCACGGTTTGGTGCTCGCCCAGGTAGCCGTGCTTGACCAGATAATAGTGGCCGTTGCCCCAGGCCAAGGCCAGCAGAGGGTGCAGGAAGAAAATGGCAAAACTGAGGTTGGCCAGCATGCAAAGGTGGTCCGATATTTTTTGCCAGGTCAGCCGCTCGCAAAGGCCGATAAGCACAATGCACAGCCCCATCTTCTGGATAAATTGCAGGTCTACCCCGCCGTATTTAAAGGGCGCCTTATGGTAATTACCCAGGTGTACCCAGACTTCGGATTGCAACCAGACGGTGGCCACCAACGCCAGCAGCGACAGCGCAAACAAGTAACGGTAATACTGGCGAAACCAGGGCAGGTATTGGGAATAAAGCATGCCCAGCAAATAAAAGGGGGTGAAATACACCAAGGACTGCAGCGGATCGACATTGCCCAGCGGCCGGTGCATAAAAATAGCGACCAGAGAAAACACCAGCAAGGTAGCGA
It contains:
- a CDS encoding tetratricopeptide repeat protein encodes the protein MSAKNKLNIYLIMSIIVASIFITACSDSSGPENGEAIFEKAVRMQDNVTPGTDEYNQFLSLLEKSSELHYPIAQYRYGEILLKGTGTKKDISKALILLNESKDKEPRSKELLALIYLQESAPGAVPLDTDKGVKLLTESASAGLETSQYLLGTFYLHGDDGIKQDNLQAYYWLRRAAEQNNKVAQLTLARIVGQGFNVPADKKASEEWECIANNQHGFDSFGICEN
- a CDS encoding jacalin-like lectin yields the protein MSSQLSPSSAKTTAEVSVKSAVFASPPMALFQGYNSVLGSGLSTAVEGQFTNTGGQSEVSCSVCMTTEELAKSLSIDQSLSVGFGPMGSVDQKLEFMSQLKVTTHSVSVTVYASHEIGSESITDVAFKKGIEIPTNDQQANEFVQYYGDSFVSRLASGGEYMAVYTFFSETREEQTSVVSSLKANGVFDGVTVGGSLQVAMSNFLKTTNVNYSFHQRITGHRNPQLPKPEEFIDFAVKFPSVPVDAPVIIGISSNGYENVPGAGSGFAKVRKNRLYFTGSGIQQGLTDSLVKITEAKNQMSWLAGVYEVYGNFNDEALKANTKTATHDIDIIQTQMSEYATDPTADFQPPTLPSLQNGSPELSFDVMYSPQWGGSGGGPFDDVNINTYIRNKTRISSIGLRTGARTDQLRTTYASDNASDETKVHGGNGGGDQGTLQLLPGQFVTKVWGRSGSRVDQLHIQITGGNQIGGSGGGGGPYDWTPPAGAFVLGFAGRSGAEIDAIKVSYAKFNPAKWNK
- a CDS encoding thiol-disulfide oxidoreductase DCC family protein gives rise to the protein MPTLILFFDGYCPLCVNEVRHLRRLDRRGALRFEDIQHPDFAKHWPQIDKTEASRILLGLDNGTLIKGLDVTHRAWSLVGRGWLTAPLRWPLLRGLADRLYLWFAANRYRVSGWLLPGAGCTDGRCQPPRRPEK
- a CDS encoding acyltransferase family protein gives rise to the protein MITPPSENAAKVAAPPSGRLIEFDLLRGLAIVVILLGHSVVNSNHGFPVWLENLVRGGTGVFVFISGFFFHRIFYKRFEYKDFMVKKAQNVFLPFLCVSLVGLLVGLAGSMLIDGSTWQVAVGRGWEQVKNGYVLFPHWYIPFIMLTFLCSPLHMHYIRLQTSAQVATLLVFSLVAIFMHRPLGNVDPLQSLVYFTPFYLLGMLYSQYLPWFRQYYRYLFALSLLALVATVWLQSEVWVHLGNYHKAPFKYGGVDLQFIQKMGLCIVLIGLCERLTWQKISDHLCMLANLSFAIFFLHPLLALAWGNGHYYLVKHGYLGEHQTVLASLGLSLLLFLFLLYGTVLLINVLKPLLGDKSRMIIGC